One Pygocentrus nattereri isolate fPygNat1 chromosome 23, fPygNat1.pri, whole genome shotgun sequence genomic window carries:
- the LOC108430437 gene encoding zinc finger protein 850, which translates to MYQNIPPREEGQAEEVKEEQRVSPGDLLPNRKTWMSRKPPTHHCPQCGKNFTQHIGLQRHLLIHTGEKPHVCLQCGKSFTQQGHLQHHMVTHTGAKPYDCPQCGKSFAQKHSLQKHQLTHTGEKPYKCPECGKRFSDRSSFKTHQHIHTGEKPHDCLHCGMRFIDLRTLKKHQRIHTGESLYYCSECGKSFNHVTNFKMHQRTHTGEKPYQCSECGKSFNQESNFKTHQRIHTGEKPYYCSQCGKSFTQRVNLNQHQRLHTGEKPYYCSQCGKSFAQWANLNQHQRVHTGEKPFCCSQCGKSFTHKNSLQQHQRIHTGERPYCCSQCEKSFTRKNSLLRHQRIHAGEMPVSALGVTLRSSCVGGAEGLLQEVLRVELWRRKTHTQQIGLQRHLRVHTGEKPYDCPQCGKRFTQKHSLQKHELTHTGEKLYECPECGKGFSDRSSFKTHLHVHTGERRPRDCSQCGKSLVDMRTLKKHQHVHTGEKICYCSECGKSFNRVTNFKLHQCVHTGEKPYYCSQCGKSFSQESNFKTHQRIHTGEKLYYCSQCGKSFSQESNFKTHQRIHTGEKLYYCSQCGKSFTQRNHLHQDQCSHPGEKPYYCSRCGKSFNQLSYLYQHQRVHTGEKRIPPYECSQCRKSFSQWSHLCHHQRFHTGEKPSNCSQCGKTYTIILQNSLQRHLLIHSGEKPYRCSECGKTFVYETHLKTHQRVHKGEKPYHCPQCEKSFTRQSILRQHLLIHSGEKPYDCSQCGKRFTQVGHLQLHQRIHTGEKPHCCSECGKSFIHKNSLQKHQYIHTGQKPYDCSQCGKTFIDSHTLQQHRRIHTGEKPYHCSDCGKSFNQVGHLKTHQRIHTGEKPYSCSQCGKSFSRRDYLQQHQRTHTGEKPYYCSLCGRSFAQWTNLQQHQRIHTGEKPYHCSQCGKSFTQKHILQQHLDIHTREKSIGAQSRVGQYDNIVLLS; encoded by the exons ATGTATCAGAACATACCACCCCGAGAAGAAGGTCAGGCAGAGGAAGTCAAGGAAGAACAGCGAGTGTCTCCTGGTGATCTCCTTCCCAACagaaagacatggatgagcagaAAACCCCCTACTCACCACTGTCCACAGTGTGGTAAGAATTTTACTCAACACATAGGTCTCCAGCGACACCTgctcattcacacaggagagaagccgcaCGTCTGCTTgcagtgtgggaagagtttcacTCAGCAGGgtcatctccagcaccacatGGTCACTCACACAGGAGCGAAGCCGTACGACTGCCcacagtgtgggaagagttttgcaCAAAAGCACAGCCTCCAAAAGCACCAGCTcactcacacaggagagaagccgtacaAGTGcccagagtgtgggaagagatTTAGTGACCGAAGTTctttcaaaacacaccagcacattcacacaggagagaaaccgcaCGACTGTTTGCATTGTGGAATGAGATTTATTGACTTGCGTACACTTAaaaaacaccagcgcatccacacaggcgAGAGCTtgtattactgctcagagtgcgggaagagttttaatcacGTGACTAACTTTAAAATGCACCAGCGcactcacacaggagagaaaccgtatcagtgctcagagtgcgggaagagttttaatcagGAGAGCAATTTCAAgacacaccagcgcatccacactggagagaaaccgtattactgctcacagtgcgggaagagttttactcagcGGGTTAATCTGAATCAACACCAGCGCCTTcatacaggagagaagccgtattactgctcaCAGTGCGGGAAGAGCTTTGCTCAGTGGGCTAATCTGAATCAACACCAGCGcgttcacactggagagaagccgTTTTGCTGTTCacagtgtggaaagagttttactcaTAAAAATAGTCTCCAGCagcaccagcgcattcacacaggagagaggcCGTACTGCTGTTCTCAGTGTGAGAAGAGTTTTACTCGTAAGAATAGTCTCCTGCGGCACCAGCGCATTCACGCAGGAGAGATGCCCGTGAGTGCTCTTGGTGTAACTTTA AGGTCGAGCTGTGTCGGAGGTGCTGAGGGTCTCCTGCAGGAGGTGCTGAGGGTCGAGCTGTGGCGGAG AAAGACACACACTCAGCAGATTGGTCTCCAGAGACACCTGCGCGTTCACACTGGCGAGAAGCCGTATGACTGCCCACAGTGTGGGAAGAGATTTACTCAAAAGCACAGTCTTCAGAAACATGAGCTcactcacacaggagagaagctgTACGAGTGCCCGGAGTGTGGGAAGGGTTTTAGTGACAGAAGTTCCTTTAAAACACACTTGCACGTTCACACCGGAGAGAGAAGACCGCGTGATTGCTCGCAGTGTGGGAAGAGCCTTGTAGACATGCGTACCCTCAAAAAGCATCAGCACGTTCACACAGGTGAGAAAATCTGttactgctcagagtgcgggaagagttttaatcgtGTGACTAATTTCAAGTTGCACCAGTGtgttcacactggagagaaaccgtattatTGCTCAcagtgtgggaagagctttaGTCAGGAGAGCAATTTTAAAACTCATCAGCGCAtccacactggagagaaactGTATTACTGCTCACAGTGCGGGAAGAGCTTTAGTCAGGAGAGCAATTTTAAAACTCATCAGCGCAtccacactggagagaaactGTATTACTGCTCACAgtgcgggaagagttttactcagcGGAATCATCTTCATCAGGACCAGTGCAGTCACCCAGGAGAGAAGCCATACTATTGTTCACGCTGTGGGAAGAGCTTTAATCAGCTGAGTTATCTTTATCAGCACCAGCGcgttcacactggagagaaacgTATCCCT CCGTATGAGTGCTCGCAGTGCAGGAAGAGTTTTAGTCAGTGGAGTCACCTCTGTCACCACCAGCGCTTTCACACAGGAGAAAAACCATCTAACTGTTCACAATGTGGGAAGACTTATACTATAATTCTA cAGAACAGTCTTCAGCGACACCTGCTCATTCACTCAGGGGAGAAGCCGTATCGCTGCTCTGAGTGCGGGAAGACTTTTGTTTACGAGACTcatctcaaaacacaccagcgcgTCCACAAaggagagaaaccatatcacTGTCCGCAGTGCGAGAAGAGTTTCACCCGTCAGAGCATTCTCCGACAGCACCTGCTCATTCACAGCGGAGAAAAGCCGTACGACTGCTCTCAGTGTGGGAAGAGATTTACTCAGGTGGGTCATCTCCAGCtccaccagcgcatccacaccggagagaagccgcactgctgctcagagtgtgggaagagtttcatCCATAAGAACAGCCTCCAAAAACACCAGTACATTCACACAGGACAGAAGCCGTATGACTGCTCTCAGTGTGGGAAGACATTTATTGACTCACATACTCTCCAGCAACACCGGCGCAtccacaccggagagaaaccgtatcactgctcagattGCGGGAAGAGTTTCAATCAAGTGGGTcatctcaaaacacaccagcgcatccacactggagagaaaccgtatagCTGCTCGCAGTGCGGGAAGAGTTTCAGTCGGCGGGATTATCTCCAACAGCACCAGCGCACTCACACAGGAGAAAAGCCATATTACTGCTCGCTCTGCGGGAGGAGTTTTGCTCAGTGGACtaatctccagcagcaccagcgcattcacacaggagagaagccgtatcactgttCACAGTGCGGGAAAAGTTTCACTCAGAAACATATTCTCCAGCAGCACCTGGACATCCACACGAGAGAGAAGAGCATCGGTGCTCAGAGTAGGGTTGGACAGTATGACAATATTGTATTGTTATCCTGA
- the LOC119262228 gene encoding uncharacterized protein C3orf85-like, with protein sequence MRRMMHIVLLLALLGGVFSAPFVNEEQAKRFIRPKRQEGYWDPNHSQNMWGYTIQEQANEYWTALRTDAQYYMDMGNLMFDRSVADENNRLYMEMLRNARAHLDAQTAKH encoded by the exons ATGAGAAGAATGATGCATATAGTGTTGCTCCTGGCTCTCCTGGGAG GGGTTTTCTCAGCTCCATTTGTTAATGAGGAGCAGGCCAAGAGGTTCATTCGTCCAAAGAGGCAGGAGGGCTACTGGGACCCCAACCACTCACAGAACATGTGGGGCTACACCATTCAGGAGCAG GCCAATGAATACTGGACTGCTTTGAGAACAGATGCTCAGTATTACATGGACATGGGCAACCTCATGTTTGACCGCTCTGtggctga tGAGAATAACAGGCTGTATATGGAGATGCTGAGGAATGCGAGGGCGCACCTTGATGCCCAGACAGCCAAACACTGA